A window of the Candidatus Methylomirabilota bacterium genome harbors these coding sequences:
- a CDS encoding aldo/keto reductase: MAALVPGSATAEGTKRYAARLAARVAPGHFGDLDGLTVSTVGIGTYLGREDAETDVAYQDALVRALELGLNVIDTAVNYRHQRSERAIRAALGTAFARGLARRDEIVVATKGGYIPFDGAVPRDPRAWFTQTYLDTGIVGPGDMAGGIHCVAPRYLADQIERSRANLGLETLDVYYVHNPEAQLEELERPVFLGRMRAAFETLERAVREGTIGRYGTATWNGFREDPGAPGHLSLEELVGAARDVGGADHHFKALQLPYNLAMPEAFVRATQSVGGALVPLTEAARRLGVYVMASASILQGQLAKNLPPMVAANLPGLATDAQRAVQFVRSTPGIGTALVGMKSIAHVEESAGVAAVPPRAWAEFQRFFAAAGS, encoded by the coding sequence GTGGCGGCGCTGGTCCCCGGGAGCGCGACGGCCGAGGGCACGAAGCGGTACGCGGCCCGGCTCGCCGCGCGCGTCGCGCCCGGACACTTCGGCGACCTGGACGGGCTCACCGTCTCGACGGTGGGCATCGGCACCTACCTCGGTCGCGAGGACGCGGAGACGGACGTCGCCTACCAGGACGCGCTCGTGCGCGCGCTCGAGCTCGGCCTCAACGTGATCGACACGGCGGTGAACTACCGCCACCAGCGGAGCGAGCGGGCGATCCGCGCCGCGCTCGGCACCGCGTTCGCGCGCGGGCTCGCGCGGCGGGACGAGATCGTCGTCGCCACCAAGGGCGGCTACATCCCGTTCGACGGCGCGGTCCCGCGCGATCCGCGCGCCTGGTTCACGCAGACGTACCTCGACACCGGGATCGTCGGCCCCGGCGACATGGCGGGCGGCATCCACTGCGTGGCGCCCCGCTATCTCGCCGACCAGATCGAGCGGAGCCGCGCCAACCTCGGGCTCGAGACGCTCGACGTGTACTACGTCCACAACCCGGAGGCGCAGCTCGAGGAGCTGGAACGCCCGGTGTTCCTCGGGCGGATGCGCGCCGCGTTCGAGACGCTGGAGCGGGCCGTGCGCGAGGGCACGATCGGGCGATACGGGACGGCCACCTGGAACGGCTTCCGCGAGGACCCGGGCGCGCCCGGCCACCTCTCGCTCGAGGAGCTCGTCGGCGCGGCGCGGGACGTCGGCGGCGCCGACCACCACTTCAAGGCGCTCCAGCTGCCCTACAACCTCGCGATGCCCGAGGCCTTCGTCCGCGCCACCCAGTCGGTGGGCGGCGCGCTCGTGCCGCTGACCGAAGCGGCCCGCCGGCTCGGCGTCTACGTGATGGCGTCGGCGTCGATCCTCCAGGGCCAGCTCGCGAAGAACCTGCCGCCGATGGTCGCCGCCAACCTGCCCGGGCTGGCGACCGACGCGCAGCGGGCGGTCCAGTTCGTCCGCTCGACGCCCGGGATCGGCACGGCGCTCGTCGGTATGAAGTCCATCGCGCACGTCGAGGAGAGCGCGGGGGTGGCCGCCGTCCCGCCCCGGGCGTGGGCCGAGTTCCAGCGATTCTTCGCGGCCGCCGGCTCGTAA
- the mce gene encoding methylmalonyl-CoA epimerase — protein MLRRIHHVGIVVARLGDAYRFYRDTLGLPLLKEVVLPDQGVRAALLACGDTELELLEPLDAASGVGRFLARRGEGLHHLCFDTPDIHASLGELAARRVELIDRTPRPGLAGLVAFLHPRACCGVLVELATPVDEPEATASPLRLKRLVIGARDVKQTVGAFRSLFGFPEVMMNDGPRTMLAVGRGALLIAPSDEVGGTEGMVALSLVAEDFPALMAAFDRAGTKCLRGTAEVTLEPAASHGVHLHISRYE, from the coding sequence ATGCTGCGACGGATTCATCACGTGGGTATCGTGGTGGCGCGCCTCGGCGACGCGTACCGGTTCTACCGCGACACGCTCGGGCTCCCGCTCCTCAAGGAGGTGGTCCTGCCCGACCAGGGCGTGCGTGCCGCGCTCCTCGCCTGCGGCGACACGGAGCTCGAGCTGCTCGAGCCGCTGGACGCGGCGTCCGGCGTCGGACGCTTCCTCGCCAGGCGCGGCGAGGGCCTCCACCACCTGTGCTTCGACACCCCCGACATCCACGCGTCGCTCGGGGAGCTCGCGGCGAGGCGCGTCGAGCTCATCGACCGGACGCCGCGGCCGGGCCTCGCGGGACTGGTGGCGTTCCTGCACCCGAGGGCCTGTTGCGGCGTCCTCGTGGAGCTGGCGACGCCCGTGGACGAGCCGGAGGCGACGGCGTCGCCCCTGCGGCTCAAGCGCCTCGTCATCGGCGCGCGCGACGTGAAGCAGACGGTCGGCGCCTTCCGCTCGCTCTTCGGCTTCCCCGAGGTCATGATGAACGACGGGCCGCGCACGATGCTCGCGGTCGGCCGCGGCGCCCTCCTCATCGCGCCCTCCGACGAGGTCGGCGGCACCGAGGGCATGGTGGCCCTCTCGCTCGTCGCCGAGGACTTCCCCGCGCTCATGGCCGCCTTCGATCGCGCGGGCACGAAGTGTCTGCGGGGCACCGCCGAGGTGACGCTCGAGCCGGCGGCGAGTCACGGCGTGCATCTGCACATCAGCCGCTACGAGTAA
- a CDS encoding copper resistance CopC family protein, with amino-acid sequence MRRRGAFSAAALVLAVAAAAPAHSILLESVPAPGTTVVAPRELTVRFNNRIEKPLSRLRLLDARGEPLPLAAVVADGPADRLTTALPPLAPGVYRVEWRVLSTDGHIVSGGFSFRVAP; translated from the coding sequence ATGCGTCGCCGGGGCGCGTTCAGCGCCGCCGCGCTCGTGCTGGCCGTCGCGGCCGCCGCCCCCGCCCATTCGATCCTCCTCGAGTCGGTTCCCGCACCCGGCACGACGGTCGTCGCGCCCCGGGAGCTCACGGTGCGCTTCAACAACCGGATCGAAAAGCCGCTCTCGCGTCTCCGCCTCCTCGACGCGCGTGGTGAGCCCCTGCCGCTGGCGGCGGTGGTCGCTGACGGCCCCGCCGACCGCCTCACCACCGCGCTCCCCCCGCTCGCGCCCGGGGTCTATCGCGTCGAGTGGCGGGTGCTCTCGACCGACGGCCACATCGTGAGCGGCGGCTTCTCGTTCCGCGTCGCGCCCTGA
- a CDS encoding NUDIX domain-containing protein translates to MITLEREYERALGIRPSVSAVIFDRRGRLLLQQRSDGGQWGLPGGSIEIGESVTDAVRREVREETGLVVAVRRLIGVYSDPARQVVRYPDGNVWHYVNVCFECAVRGGALQTCDETLALEYVPPRRLPATILSNHKIRIRDACARRVAPFVR, encoded by the coding sequence GTGATCACGCTCGAGCGTGAGTACGAACGCGCGCTCGGGATCCGCCCCAGCGTGTCCGCCGTCATCTTCGACCGCCGCGGCCGCCTCCTGCTCCAGCAACGCTCCGACGGAGGACAGTGGGGGCTGCCCGGCGGCTCGATCGAGATCGGCGAGTCGGTGACGGACGCGGTCCGCCGCGAGGTGCGCGAGGAGACCGGCCTGGTCGTCGCCGTGCGGCGGCTGATCGGCGTCTACTCGGACCCGGCGCGCCAGGTCGTGCGCTACCCGGACGGCAACGTCTGGCACTACGTCAACGTCTGCTTCGAGTGCGCGGTGCGCGGCGGGGCGCTGCAGACGTGCGACGAGACCCTCGCGCTCGAGTACGTGCCGCCCCGCCGGCTGCCCGCGACGATCCTGTCGAACCACAAGATCAGGATCCGCGACGCGTGCGCGCGCCGGGTCGCCCCGTTCGTCCGCTGA